From Aquabacter sp. L1I39, the proteins below share one genomic window:
- a CDS encoding HlyD family secretion protein, translating into MRARLGSALAPLALALALLAGCSRAPEGEFSGYVEGDLLFIGPQEAGRVLRLPVAEGTKVTAGTVLAELEPDIQSADLAAAAALLGEAQAKLARLKAATQRPEEIAILEASERRLTTALDLSRIELQRQKTLVPKGASSQANLDTAQHSYDQAVASLDEVRRQIDVARIAGRDEDIAAAAAAVRSAAANRDAAQIRLDRRILKAPREGTVQTLYFRPGELVPEGKPVVSVLPPDLIKVRFFVPEAQLPKVALGANVAVQCDGCPPLTAQVTFIADSAEYTPPVIYSREERAKLVYLVEARPSDPAAARPGQPVTVRLAEGKP; encoded by the coding sequence ATGAGGGCCCGCCTCGGATCCGCTCTCGCCCCTCTCGCCCTCGCCCTTGCGCTGCTCGCCGGCTGTTCGCGGGCGCCGGAAGGGGAGTTTTCCGGCTATGTGGAGGGCGACCTCCTCTTCATCGGGCCGCAGGAAGCGGGGCGTGTACTGCGCCTGCCGGTGGCGGAAGGCACGAAAGTGACCGCTGGCACGGTCTTGGCGGAGCTGGAACCGGACATCCAGTCGGCGGACCTGGCCGCTGCTGCCGCACTGCTCGGTGAGGCGCAGGCCAAGCTCGCCCGCCTCAAGGCCGCCACCCAGCGCCCGGAAGAAATCGCCATCCTGGAGGCGAGCGAGCGGCGGCTCACCACCGCGCTTGATCTCTCGCGCATCGAACTCCAGCGCCAGAAGACCCTGGTGCCCAAGGGCGCCTCCTCCCAGGCCAATCTCGACACGGCCCAGCACAGCTATGACCAGGCGGTGGCGAGCCTCGACGAGGTGCGCCGGCAGATCGATGTGGCCCGTATCGCCGGCCGCGACGAGGACATCGCCGCCGCCGCCGCCGCCGTGCGCAGCGCGGCCGCCAATCGCGACGCGGCGCAGATCCGCCTCGACCGCCGCATCCTGAAGGCGCCGCGGGAGGGCACGGTCCAGACGCTCTATTTCCGCCCGGGCGAACTGGTGCCCGAGGGCAAGCCGGTGGTGTCCGTGCTGCCGCCCGACCTCATCAAGGTGCGCTTCTTCGTGCCGGAGGCCCAGTTGCCGAAGGTGGCGCTGGGGGCGAACGTGGCCGTCCAGTGCGACGGCTGCCCGCCCTTGACCGCGCAGGTCACCTTCATCGCCGACAGCGCGGAATATACCCCGCCCGTCATCTATAGCCGCGAGGAGCGGGCCAAGCTCGTCTATCTGGTGGAGGCGCGGCCCTCCGATCCCGCCGCCGCGCGCCCCGGCCAGCCGGTGACCGTGCGCCTTGCGGAGGGCAAGCCGTGA
- a CDS encoding ABC transporter ATP-binding protein has product MTVPDPIAIEVEGLSKSFGGRRVVDDLTMRVRRGQIYGFLGPNGSGKTTTIRMLCGLLTPDAGRGTCLGYDILTQAREIRSHVGYMTQRFSLYADLSVRENLEFVARLYGVPRPEAAARAALERLGLEGRGRQLAGELSGGWKQRLALGACILPQPQLLLLDEPTAGVDPKARREFWAQIHALAAEGLTVLVSTHYMDEAERCHEIAYVAYGRLLAQGRVSDVIAASGLATYTVEATSATIDSAALAALARELEAAPGIGMVAPFGTSLHVSGHDRSALEAAIAPFRERPGLAWRADQPTLEDVFIDLMGQASDNMAAPPGAGAAS; this is encoded by the coding sequence GTGACCGTGCCGGACCCCATCGCCATCGAGGTGGAGGGGCTGTCCAAGAGCTTTGGCGGGCGCCGGGTGGTGGATGACCTGACCATGCGGGTGCGGCGGGGCCAGATCTACGGCTTCCTCGGCCCCAACGGCTCGGGCAAGACCACCACCATCCGCATGCTGTGCGGCCTGCTCACCCCCGATGCCGGGCGCGGCACATGCCTTGGCTACGACATCCTGACCCAGGCGCGGGAGATCCGCAGCCATGTGGGCTACATGACCCAGCGTTTCTCTCTCTATGCGGACCTCTCCGTGCGGGAGAATCTGGAATTCGTCGCCCGCCTTTATGGTGTGCCCCGGCCGGAAGCCGCCGCGCGGGCGGCGCTGGAGCGGCTCGGCCTGGAAGGGCGTGGGCGGCAATTGGCGGGGGAATTGTCGGGCGGCTGGAAGCAGCGCCTTGCGCTCGGCGCCTGCATCCTGCCCCAGCCCCAGCTTCTCCTGCTGGACGAGCCCACCGCCGGCGTCGACCCCAAGGCGCGGCGGGAATTCTGGGCGCAGATCCATGCCTTGGCGGCCGAAGGTCTCACCGTGCTGGTCTCCACCCATTACATGGACGAGGCGGAGCGCTGCCACGAGATCGCCTATGTGGCCTATGGGCGCCTGCTCGCCCAGGGGCGGGTGTCCGACGTGATCGCCGCCTCTGGCCTCGCCACCTATACGGTGGAGGCGACGTCGGCGACCATCGACAGCGCCGCGCTGGCCGCGCTCGCACGGGAGCTGGAGGCGGCGCCGGGCATTGGCATGGTCGCCCCCTTTGGCACCTCCCTCCATGTCTCCGGTCATGACCGTTCGGCGCTGGAGGCGGCCATAGCGCCGTTCCGGGAGCGGCCGGGCCTCGCCTGGCGGGCGGATCAGCCCACTCTGGAGGATGTGTTCATCGACCTGATGGGTCAGGCCTCCGACAATATGGCCGCGCCACCCGGCGCGGGCGCGGCGTCATGA
- a CDS encoding ABC transporter permease, whose amino-acid sequence MRETLGFLRRVAAMVRKEFIQLRRDRVTFATMISIPLLQLVLFGYAINTTPRNLPTAVLVHENNEVTRAILAAIRNTDFFAFTAEAASEQDAERMIRSGEVLFLVEIPAGFERALRRGETPQMLVAADATDPVASANALGALSGLVSTALTRARFVDAQGTAPFEIVQHRRYNPAGDSQLNIVPGLLGTILTMTMLIFTALSVTREVERGTMESLLSMPIHPVEIMLGKIIPYVLVGVMQAVLILAAGMVLFSVPLEGSLILLTGVTLIFITANLSIGYTFSTLAQNQLQAVQMTFMFFLPNILLSGFMFPFAGMPVWAQWIAEGLPLTHYLRMVRGILLKGATATDLTFDTGMLVVLMLVAMAIAVARFRQTLD is encoded by the coding sequence ATGAGGGAGACGCTCGGCTTCCTGCGGCGGGTCGCCGCCATGGTGCGCAAGGAATTCATCCAGCTGCGGCGGGACCGGGTGACGTTCGCCACCATGATCTCCATCCCGCTGCTGCAACTGGTGCTGTTCGGCTATGCCATCAACACCACGCCCCGCAACCTGCCCACCGCGGTGCTGGTGCATGAGAATAACGAGGTCACCCGCGCCATCCTCGCCGCCATTCGCAACACCGACTTCTTCGCCTTCACGGCGGAGGCTGCGAGCGAGCAGGATGCCGAGCGCATGATCCGCTCCGGCGAGGTGCTGTTCCTGGTGGAGATCCCCGCCGGCTTCGAGCGCGCGCTGCGCCGGGGCGAGACGCCGCAGATGCTGGTGGCGGCGGACGCCACCGATCCGGTGGCTTCGGCGAACGCACTGGGCGCCCTCTCCGGCCTCGTCTCCACCGCGCTCACCCGCGCGCGCTTCGTGGACGCGCAGGGTACGGCGCCCTTCGAGATCGTCCAGCACCGGCGCTACAATCCCGCCGGCGACAGCCAGCTGAACATCGTGCCGGGTCTGCTCGGCACCATCCTCACGATGACCATGCTCATCTTCACCGCCCTCTCGGTGACCCGTGAGGTGGAGCGCGGCACCATGGAGAGCCTGCTCTCCATGCCCATCCATCCAGTGGAAATCATGCTGGGCAAGATCATCCCCTATGTGCTGGTGGGGGTGATGCAGGCGGTGCTGATCCTGGCCGCCGGCATGGTGCTGTTCTCCGTGCCGCTGGAAGGCTCGCTGATCCTGCTGACGGGGGTGACGCTCATCTTCATCACCGCCAACCTGTCCATCGGCTACACCTTCTCCACCCTGGCGCAGAACCAGCTCCAGGCGGTGCAGATGACCTTCATGTTCTTCCTGCCCAACATCCTGTTGTCGGGCTTCATGTTTCCTTTCGCGGGCATGCCGGTCTGGGCGCAGTGGATCGCCGAGGGGCTGCCGCTCACCCATTATCTGCGCATGGTGCGCGGCATTCTGCTGAAGGGCGCCACCGCCACCGACCTGACCTTCGACACCGGCATGCTGGTGGTGCTCATGCTGGTGGCCATGGCCATTGCGGTGGCCCGCTTTCGCCAGACCCTGGACTGA
- the ccoN gene encoding cytochrome-c oxidase, cbb3-type subunit I — protein MSIVQTPIKRMTAGEFGLLIVFAALGFLSIVVAAKAHTTAYSFHAFLFAAASVAAVFAIGNRYMDRPAELPPQTINGKPNYNMGPVKVATLAAVFWGLAGFTVGVVIALQLAFPFLNFDLPWTAFGRLRPLHTSAVIFAFGGNVLIATSFYVVQRTSRARLAGDLAPWFVVLGYNFFILIAGTGYLLGITQGKEYAEPEWYSDLFLTVVWVTYFAVFLLTILKREEPHIYVANWFYLAFIVTIAVLHLGNNTTIPVSVFSPKSYIVWSGVQDAMVQWWYGHNAVGFFLTAGFLALMYYFIPKRAERPVYSYRLSIVHFWALIFLYIWAGPHHLHYTALPDWAQTLGMTFSIMLWMPSWGGMINGLMTLSGAWDKLRTDPIIRMMVVSVAFYGMSTFEGPMMSVKAVNSLSHYTEWTIGHVHSGALGWVAYISFGAIYCLVPWLWHKREMYSMKAINWHFWVSTLGIVLYICSMWVAGILQGLMWRAYTALGFLEYSFIETVEAMHPLYVIRALGGILFLAGAVIMAWNVIMTIRSPELATEANTAALAPAE, from the coding sequence ATGTCCATCGTGCAGACACCGATCAAGAGGATGACGGCCGGCGAGTTCGGCCTGCTGATCGTCTTTGCGGCGCTCGGCTTCCTGTCCATCGTGGTGGCGGCGAAGGCCCATACAACGGCCTATTCGTTCCACGCCTTTCTTTTCGCGGCGGCCTCCGTCGCGGCGGTGTTCGCCATCGGCAACCGCTACATGGACCGCCCGGCGGAGCTTCCGCCGCAGACCATCAACGGCAAGCCCAACTACAATATGGGCCCGGTGAAGGTTGCGACCCTCGCCGCGGTGTTCTGGGGCCTGGCCGGATTCACGGTGGGCGTGGTGATTGCCCTCCAGCTGGCCTTTCCGTTCCTGAATTTTGATCTGCCCTGGACCGCCTTCGGCCGTCTGCGGCCGCTGCACACCTCGGCGGTGATCTTCGCCTTCGGCGGCAATGTGCTGATCGCCACCTCCTTCTATGTGGTCCAGCGCACCAGCCGCGCGCGCCTTGCGGGTGACTTGGCCCCGTGGTTCGTGGTTCTCGGCTACAATTTCTTCATCCTGATCGCCGGCACGGGCTATCTGCTGGGCATCACCCAGGGCAAGGAATATGCGGAGCCGGAATGGTATTCCGACCTGTTCCTGACCGTGGTGTGGGTGACCTATTTCGCGGTCTTCCTGCTGACGATCCTGAAGCGTGAAGAGCCCCACATCTATGTGGCGAACTGGTTCTACCTCGCCTTCATCGTCACCATTGCGGTGCTGCACCTCGGCAACAACACCACCATCCCGGTCTCCGTCTTCTCGCCGAAGTCCTACATCGTGTGGTCGGGCGTGCAGGACGCCATGGTCCAGTGGTGGTACGGCCACAATGCGGTGGGCTTCTTCCTGACCGCGGGCTTCCTGGCGCTGATGTACTACTTCATCCCCAAGCGCGCGGAGCGGCCGGTCTATTCCTATCGCCTGTCCATCGTGCACTTCTGGGCCCTGATCTTCCTTTATATCTGGGCCGGCCCGCACCACTTGCACTACACCGCCTTGCCGGACTGGGCGCAGACGCTGGGCATGACCTTCTCCATCATGCTGTGGATGCCCTCCTGGGGCGGCATGATCAACGGCCTGATGACGCTCTCGGGCGCCTGGGACAAGCTGCGCACCGATCCGATCATCCGCATGATGGTGGTCTCGGTGGCCTTCTACGGCATGTCCACCTTCGAAGGCCCGATGATGTCGGTGAAGGCGGTCAACTCGCTTAGCCACTATACCGAGTGGACCATCGGCCACGTGCATTCCGGTGCGCTGGGCTGGGTCGCCTACATCTCGTTCGGCGCCATCTACTGCCTGGTGCCCTGGCTGTGGCACAAGCGTGAGATGTATTCCATGAAGGCCATCAACTGGCACTTCTGGGTCTCCACGCTCGGCATCGTGCTCTACATCTGCTCCATGTGGGTGGCGGGCATCCTTCAGGGTCTGATGTGGCGTGCCTATACGGCGCTCGGCTTCCTCGAATACTCGTTCATCGAGACCGTCGAGGCCATGCACCCGCTCTACGTGATCCGGGCCCTCGGCGGCATCCTGTTCCTGGCCGGTGCCGTGATCATGGCCTGGAACGTCATCATGACCATCCGCAGCCCCGAACTCGCCACCGAGGCGAACACGGCGGCGCTTGCCCCCGCCGAATGA
- the ccoO gene encoding cytochrome-c oxidase, cbb3-type subunit II, translated as MSTKSASIWSKHAIFEKHSYWLLLGVLLVISVGGLVEIVPLFYLKSTIETVSGIRPYTPLELAGRNIYVREGCYNCHSQMIRPLRDEVERYGHYSLAAESMYDHPFQWGSKRTGPDLARVGGKYSDQWQLDHLNNPRSVVPASIMPGYPFLARTKLDAKHIADDMKVLRIEGVPYTDDMIANAQADLRTQSTTDADNMDALQARYPKAQVRDFDGNPAELTEADALIAYLQMLGTLVDFKLYDNKANVR; from the coding sequence ATGTCGACCAAATCCGCTTCGATCTGGAGCAAGCACGCCATCTTCGAGAAGCACAGCTATTGGCTGCTTCTCGGCGTCCTCTTGGTGATCTCCGTAGGTGGGCTCGTGGAGATCGTGCCCCTCTTCTACCTCAAGAGCACCATCGAGACCGTGTCGGGCATCCGCCCGTACACCCCCCTCGAGCTGGCCGGACGCAACATCTATGTGCGTGAGGGCTGCTATAACTGCCACAGCCAGATGATCCGTCCTCTGCGCGACGAGGTGGAGCGCTACGGCCACTACTCGCTGGCGGCCGAGAGCATGTACGACCACCCCTTCCAGTGGGGCTCCAAGCGCACCGGGCCGGATCTGGCCCGCGTGGGCGGCAAGTATTCGGACCAGTGGCAGCTGGACCACCTGAACAACCCCCGTTCGGTGGTGCCCGCCTCCATCATGCCCGGCTATCCGTTCCTGGCGCGGACCAAGCTCGACGCCAAGCACATCGCCGACGACATGAAGGTGCTGCGCATCGAGGGCGTGCCCTATACGGACGACATGATCGCCAACGCCCAGGCGGACCTGCGCACGCAGTCCACCACCGATGCCGACAATATGGATGCCCTCCAGGCCCGCTATCCCAAGGCGCAGGTGCGTGACTTCGACGGCAATCCCGCCGAGCTGACCGAGGCCGACGCGCTGATCGCCTATCTGCAAATGCTGGGCACGCTGGTCGACTTCAAGCTCTACGACAACAAAGCCAACGTGAGGTAG
- a CDS encoding cbb3-type cytochrome c oxidase subunit 3, producing MRDLYMSLASFAQTWGLLLFFFGFLGVIAYAYWPSKKQKKNFDEAAQIPLKED from the coding sequence ATGCGCGACCTCTATATGAGCCTTGCGAGCTTCGCACAGACCTGGGGCCTGCTGCTGTTCTTCTTCGGCTTCCTCGGTGTCATCGCCTATGCCTACTGGCCCTCGAAGAAGCAGAAGAAGAACTTCGACGAAGCGGCCCAGATCCCGCTGAAAGAGGATTGA
- the ccoP gene encoding cytochrome-c oxidase, cbb3-type subunit III, translating into MSTAHDSHDGAVDTATGVSTTGHEWDGIRELNNPLPRWWLWVFYATIVWAFGYWVLYPAWPLISSHTTGLLGWNSRSAVAMQLQDLQALRAETSMRLTNASLEEIEKTPDLLSLARAEGRVAFADNCAPCHGAGGGGAKGFPNLNDDDWLWGGTLADIQQTITHGIRSGDDEGHQGNMTPFGGVLSKADISAAADYVLSLSGAGPADTPSAKKGAAVFAANCAVCHGADGKGKQELGSKNLTDGIWLYGGDKATIMQTITNGRGGVMPAWAGRLSPTTIKALTVYVHTLGGGQ; encoded by the coding sequence GTGAGCACCGCGCACGACAGCCATGACGGAGCCGTGGACACCGCAACGGGCGTCTCCACCACCGGCCACGAATGGGACGGCATCCGTGAACTGAACAACCCCCTGCCGCGCTGGTGGCTGTGGGTGTTCTACGCCACCATCGTGTGGGCCTTCGGCTATTGGGTCCTGTACCCGGCCTGGCCCCTGATCTCCAGCCACACCACCGGCCTCTTGGGCTGGAATTCCCGGTCGGCGGTGGCGATGCAGCTTCAGGATCTCCAGGCGCTGCGCGCCGAGACCAGCATGCGCCTGACCAACGCTTCGCTGGAGGAGATCGAGAAGACCCCCGATCTGCTCTCGCTCGCCCGCGCCGAGGGACGGGTGGCCTTCGCCGACAATTGCGCGCCCTGCCATGGGGCGGGCGGCGGCGGCGCCAAGGGCTTCCCCAACCTCAATGACGACGACTGGCTGTGGGGCGGCACGCTGGCCGACATCCAGCAGACCATCACCCACGGCATCCGCTCCGGCGACGATGAAGGCCATCAGGGCAACATGACCCCCTTCGGCGGGGTCCTCTCCAAGGCGGACATCTCGGCGGCGGCCGACTATGTGCTCTCCTTGTCGGGGGCCGGTCCCGCCGACACGCCGAGCGCCAAGAAGGGGGCCGCCGTGTTCGCCGCCAATTGCGCCGTCTGCCACGGTGCCGACGGCAAGGGCAAGCAGGAGCTGGGCTCCAAGAACCTCACCGACGGCATCTGGCTCTATGGCGGCGACAAGGCCACCATCATGCAGACCATCACCAATGGCCGCGGCGGCGTGATGCCCGCCTGGGCCGGGCGCCTGTCGCCCACCACCATCAAGGCGCTCACCGTCTATGTGCATACGCTCGGCGGCGGCCAATAG
- the ccoG gene encoding cytochrome c oxidase accessory protein CcoG, producing MTAPAVKTKTPPAAASADDAPLYEARRQIYPQSVRGRLRTIKWIVLAVTLGIYYFLPFVRWNRGPGAPDQAVLIDFPARRFYFFFIEIWPQEFYYVAGLLILAALILFLMNAVAGRVWCGYLCPQTVWTDLFMAVERLIEGDRRQRMVEDAGPWTLDKFAHKLMKHSVWLLIAWWTGGAWVLYFADAPTLVHELATFQAPTVAYVAIFTLTFTTYSLAGHMREQVCTYMCPWPRIQAALTDEYALNVTYRYDRGEPRGSVKKAAAARAEGKPAGDCIDCHQCVNVCPTGVDIRQGLQLACIQCGLCIDACNNIMDKVDRPRGLIAYESEANLEARVAGKPPVRRIVRPRTILYTALIVFAGGLMLFTLANRANEGLNAIHDRNPLFVKLSDGSLRNAYTLRLINKDLAERGFILTATGVPGATLSVVGTEGGPEGEVVTVGPDQTREVRVLLTTKDRLAPGTSLPVTFQIRDQKSGATATAVDHFIGP from the coding sequence ATGACCGCACCTGCCGTGAAGACGAAGACCCCGCCCGCCGCGGCCAGCGCCGACGATGCGCCGCTCTATGAGGCCCGGCGCCAGATCTATCCCCAGAGCGTGCGCGGACGCCTGCGCACCATCAAGTGGATCGTCCTCGCGGTCACGCTCGGCATTTATTACTTCCTGCCCTTCGTACGCTGGAACCGGGGCCCGGGCGCGCCCGACCAGGCGGTGCTGATCGATTTCCCCGCCCGCCGCTTCTATTTCTTCTTCATCGAGATCTGGCCGCAGGAATTCTACTATGTCGCCGGCCTGCTGATCCTGGCCGCCCTCATCCTGTTCCTCATGAACGCGGTCGCCGGGCGGGTGTGGTGCGGCTATCTGTGTCCGCAGACGGTGTGGACCGACCTGTTCATGGCGGTTGAGCGCCTCATCGAGGGCGACCGGCGCCAGCGCATGGTGGAGGATGCCGGCCCCTGGACGCTCGACAAGTTCGCCCACAAGCTGATGAAGCATTCCGTCTGGCTGCTCATCGCCTGGTGGACGGGCGGCGCCTGGGTGCTCTATTTCGCCGACGCGCCCACCCTGGTCCATGAGCTGGCCACCTTCCAGGCGCCCACGGTGGCCTATGTGGCCATCTTCACCTTGACCTTCACCACCTATTCGCTCGCCGGCCACATGCGCGAGCAGGTGTGCACCTATATGTGCCCCTGGCCGCGCATCCAGGCGGCGCTGACCGACGAATATGCCCTGAACGTCACCTATCGCTATGATCGTGGTGAGCCGCGCGGCTCGGTGAAAAAGGCCGCCGCCGCCCGAGCCGAGGGCAAGCCAGCCGGGGATTGCATCGACTGCCACCAGTGCGTGAATGTGTGCCCCACCGGCGTCGACATCCGCCAGGGCCTGCAACTGGCCTGCATCCAGTGCGGCCTGTGCATCGACGCCTGCAACAACATCATGGACAAGGTGGACCGCCCGCGCGGCCTCATCGCCTATGAATCGGAAGCCAATCTGGAGGCGCGGGTGGCCGGCAAGCCGCCGGTCCGCCGCATCGTGCGGCCGCGCACCATCCTCTACACCGCCCTCATCGTCTTCGCCGGCGGCCTGATGCTGTTCACCCTGGCGAACCGCGCGAACGAGGGGCTGAACGCCATCCACGACCGCAACCCCTTGTTCGTGAAGCTGTCCGACGGATCGCTGCGCAACGCCTATACGCTGCGGCTCATCAACAAGGACCTCGCCGAGCGTGGCTTCATACTGACCGCCACCGGCGTGCCCGGCGCCACCCTCTCGGTGGTGGGCACGGAGGGCGGCCCCGAGGGCGAGGTGGTGACGGTGGGCCCGGACCAGACCCGCGAGGTCCGGGTCCTTTTGACCACCAAGGATCGTCTCGCCCCCGGCACCTCTCTGCCGGTGACGTTCCAGATCCGCGACCAGAAGAGCGGGGCGACCGCCACCGCCGTCGACCACTTCATCGGCCCCTGA
- a CDS encoding FixH family protein, whose protein sequence is MGKTATQLQSQRPGRASRELTGRMVLAMFLGFFGVVIGVNVVMARYAVSTFGGVETESSYKAGLAFRSEEDAAARQGALDWAVNVAIAPSDTSDRRLTVEVKDAAGRPLNGLEVRAEFTHPTDARQDVEIALVGLGQGRYGGEVMAHRGQWDLVLDLAQGGQRQFRSKNRIVMK, encoded by the coding sequence ATGGGCAAGACCGCAACGCAACTGCAAAGCCAACGCCCCGGCCGGGCATCACGCGAACTCACGGGGCGCATGGTGCTGGCCATGTTCCTGGGCTTTTTCGGGGTGGTGATCGGCGTCAACGTTGTGATGGCCCGCTATGCGGTCAGCACTTTCGGCGGCGTGGAGACGGAAAGCTCCTACAAGGCCGGCCTCGCCTTCCGCTCGGAGGAGGACGCCGCCGCCCGCCAGGGCGCGCTGGACTGGGCCGTGAACGTGGCCATCGCGCCCTCCGACACCTCTGATCGTCGTCTGACGGTAGAGGTGAAGGACGCCGCCGGCCGGCCGCTCAACGGCCTTGAGGTGCGCGCCGAGTTCACTCACCCCACCGATGCCCGGCAGGACGTGGAGATCGCCCTGGTCGGCCTCGGCCAGGGTCGCTATGGCGGCGAGGTGATGGCGCACCGGGGCCAGTGGGACCTGGTGCTTGATCTTGCGCAAGGCGGGCAGCGCCAGTTCCGGTCCAAGAACAGGATCGTCATGAAGTAG